The Chitinophaga caeni genome segment GGAGGTGAACAAGCCCGCCCGGAATTTAGCACGGGCTCATGGTTTGCCATGCTCTTTAGCGCCGGTATGGGAATTGGAATCATGTTTTTCAGCGTCGCGGAACCCATTTCCCATTTTTCACAACCTCCACGCCCCGTAGGAACACCCATAGCGGCGGCCAAGCAGGCAATGGAGTTTACATTTTTACATTGGGGCTTGCATGCCTGGGCCATATATGCCATCGTGGGATTAGCGCTGGCTTTCTTCTCTTTTAATAAAAAATTACCCCTCACATTCCGTTCCTTGTTCTACCCCTTTCTCGGGGAACGGATACACGGCACATGGGGGCATGTTATAGATGTTTTATCCGTATTGGCAACACTCTTCGGTTTGGCAACCTCCCTGGGCCTCGGCATTCAACAGATTAATGCCGGTACGCACTTCCTGTTCAACTGGCCCATCAATGCCGGAATACAATCGGTCCTGATATTAGTCGTAACAGGCTTAGCCACCATTTCCGTGGTTTCCGGGCTTGATAAAGGCGTCAAAATATTGAGCAATGTAAACATGTTCTTGGCTTTTGCTTTGATGTTACTCATCTTCGTACTCGGTCCCAGTATTTACCTTTTGAAAAGTTTCATTCAAAACACGGGATCATACTTGGCTAATTTTATCGAGATCAGCACCTGGAATGATAGTTACAGGCAATCCGGTTGGCAAAACAGCTGGACAGTTTTCTACTGGGCCTGGTGGATCGCCTGGTCGCCATTCGTAGGATCATTCATTGCAAGGATATCGAAAGGCAGAACGATCAAGGAGTTTATCCTGGGGGTGCTGATCGTACCGGCCCTGTTGACTCTATTATGGATGACAATATTCGGAGGCACTGCCCTTTCATTTATACTCCATGGCGACCAATCCATGGTTACAGCAGTTAATGAAGATATTTCAACGGCATTATTTAAGTTCTTACAGCATATACCATTGACCGCTATCCTATCGGTAGTCGCGGTCGTTCTCATTGCATTTTTCTTTATTACATCCAGTGATTCCGGTTCATTGGTTATCGACAATATTACGGCTGGAGGCGCCACTAAAACCCCGGCTGCGCAACGCGTATTTTGGGCCTTCCTGCAAGGGGGCGTGGCAATCGTATTATTATTGGGTGGCGGATTAAAGGCTTTACAAACGGCGGTAATCATCGCGGGCTTGCCATTCGCCATTATTATATTAATCATGTGTTACAGCTTACAGAAAGGACTATCGGAGGAGCTGCATGCTATTAAGAAGAAACAAAAACAAAGACAGGAAAAAAGTTACCGGAACTTGATGAATGATTTACTAAACGAACCGGGAAACGACGATAATTAAATAGCTATGGAATTAAAATCATCATTAAATATATTGATCGGCTTAGACCTTTCCGAGATGGATTCCATCTTGGTGAGCTATGCCAGGGAAATCGTGCAATGGCTCCCGGTTCAAAAGATCGTTTATCTCCATAATATAAAAATTAACGAATTACCCGGCAATTTAACTAGCCAGGATAAAATTGAAACACTTTCCCGCAAGGTTAATAATAAGCTGCAACAACTGGTGAAAGAGCTGGCGCCTACAGGTTTACCTTTCGAAATTGTAACCCGCCGGGCTGCTTTTACAGAACTGGCCTTCGAGGAAACAGTCAAACAACATAAAATCGACCTGGTGATACTCGGTAATAAACAGCAACTCGAAGGAAGCGGCGGTATTAACCAGAAACTGGCCAGGATGCTCAATTGCGCCGTATTACTGGTTCCGGAAACCTTCCGGGGCGTTCCAAGAAAAATATTGCTTGCCGTTGATTTCTCCAGGTATACTACCGGCATATTACAATGGGGACGATTGATAGAACAATTAAATATGCAACATGCAGGGTTTAAAATCACCCCGTTATATATTTCGAAGCTGGCATACCATTTCTTCCCGTTCTTTTCAAATGAAGATGTAGAACAGTCGTACAAGATAGATATGCAGGAAAAGCAAAAGAAATGGCGGCAACATTTTGCGCAGTACCCTAAGCTGGAGATCATACCGGCCGGTGATAAAAACATTGCATCGGCATTAATGGATTACGCGGATCAGCATAGGTATGACCTGTTGGTCCTGGGCGTGAAAGGCTCCAGCTCTTTAACAACGCTATTCATGGGTAGTGTTGCCAATGAATTGATCCAAGTTGAAACCAATATATGTTTCTTATTCGTGAAAGGTAAATAGATTGACAATATATAGGTTAACATGGCATAAACAATACTAATCTTTAACATAACAATCATGTTTACACACCAAAACGATATTTTATGAACTACTTAAAATTGTTTATAGCTGCTGCATTCTTGCTGGCAGTCACACAAATGGCCCATGCACAATCCGGCAAATTTTACATGAAAGTAGCCGGGGGATATTTTTTCAGCGTTTCTACAGGTGAATTTCCCGATGTTGGCCCCTATCCACCGCACGATACACATTCGGAGATTAACCCAACGAACGGTAGCAGTACCGTGATCAGGGAAAAAGTATTAACAGGCTCATACGGGGAAGGGGTCCGGGGTGGATTAACCTTTGGTTATACCTTGAACAAAAACCTTTCTATCGAGGGTACTTTCAACTATTTCCATAGCATGAAAAACCTGATGACACGCAGTCTTGCCACTATCCAAGGTACCAGTACCGTGGTGGGCAGTATAGAGTCCAGGGGCCATGTAAACGCGATTGATTTCGCGCCGAGCCTGGTCGTAAGTCCCGGGTATGAAAAGTGGAACCCATATGTAAGGTTCGGCTTTGTAGTGCCATTATGGGGGCGCTTATACATCAATACGGATGCCAGTCAAACGAGCGCGGTACCCGGCCAACCCGCTACCGTTGTTGCGCAAACCACGATCAAAAGGGAAGAAGAAATTAAGCCATCACCCACGATCGGGTTCCAAGGAGCGTTAGGGGTAAGCTACAGCATTAACTCGAGATTCGATATTTTCCTAGAAACCGAGTACAGGAATGTACCGGTAAAAAGTAAAAGTAAGGAAGTTACTACCTACGACGAAGTAACCAAGATTATCAATACATCTACGGGAGAGGAAGTATTGCCAGAACAAAGGCGGGGATTAAGCGACTTAAGCGTGGCTGAAAGGAATACGGATTACGTAACAACCTTGGATCAAAATTCGAATACCCCGACCGGGAGTAGCGGCACAACGACGAATTACAAGGATAACAACAAGCCTGCCAATGACTTAAAATCTTATATTAACATCGGCGGATTAGGATTGAACTTAGGACTGAAGATCAAATTTTGATATAATAAGTCATTATTGTCCGACTAAATTTTAACCGGGGAGCAATTTGATCCCTCAATAGTTCGATTCAATGTTCATCTGCTCCTTTCTTGTACTTTTTTGCTTGCCCAAAAAACGAGTACCAAAAAAGGGCACAAATTGGCCATCACGGCCGCCAATTTGATCGCTCGATCGAGCTTTTGTACTACTGTATGGCTTCCCTATCAACGGTGCGAAGTTCCACGGTATTTTTGGCGGGGCTGAATAGAATCATCCTTCGTTTATATCCTTGACCAAGTAAGAAATTCAAGTACATTGAAAGCAATTTTAGCCGGACAATTATGATTATAAGTAATAATTAAAACAACGATTTGAAAGTATCAACTGCACTATGATTGCGGTATTATTAAAACGAATCGAAAAAACAAATACGGATAACCGTAAAAGTCACTTGTAAAACCCTTGCAAGTGACTTTTCATCACTTACAACAGAGGCAATTCGAATAGCTAAGAAGCAGTAGTACAGCACTTTTCACCGATTAACATCTACTTAACAAAACGAACTATACAACTTGTCAAAATAATTCCGAAATTGAACTCGAATTAAACATTACGTCTAACCGAGTTAACATAAACTGTTTGGCTGACCCAAAAATTAATAGATACAAAATCTAAGAATCGAGACATAAACGAATCAAGATTACTGTCAATGTCAAACTCGTGTATAGTATGGTGATGCAATTTAAAATTTTAGACATAAAAGATCCACGGACTATTATTGCTAAGAATACAATTCCGAACGATTATAAAAAATATATTTATGATTTTGCCATCAGGCCTATAATTGTTATCACCAATTATGTAGATATATTATACCAGTCTTATTCAATGGAAGGGATCACCGTAAGTAACAATATTTTCTTCGTGAAAAAGCCTTGCACGATCCAGCCAACGGTACCCGAAGCATTTAGTGCGATTAACATTATGCTAAAAGGAAATGTACCTGTAAATATTGATGGCAAGAAAAGGGCCATTATGTATGAAGGACGGTATAACGCTTACCAGATCAATAGTGAGAAACAGCAGAAAGCATATTTTGAGAAAGAAGATGATAGTAAGCCATACCTGGTATATGAGGCTATGCATTTTGATTACAGCCTGGAAGTATTAAAGAAGATGGGCTCCGAAGAAAGCTTGATCAAGGAATGGTACGAATCTGCCCATGGAGACAACTCTGAAATCATCATGCAAACTTCGGGGTATTATGAAAAGGAGATGAAATCGATCGTCGAGGAGATTAAAAAGACGAAAATCGTAACGTACCTGGATGAAGATTGGCTGAGGCATAAAGCGGAGAATATATTGCTAATTGCCATGAGGGATAATGAGCAGATGACGGAATCCAAGTTTAGTTACCAGGTAGATCCCAAGTTCCGTGAAATAACAAAATACATTAGGAGCAGCCTGTTTCAAGCGCATTCATTGGCTAGTCTTTCAGAATATTTTGATGTCGGGATATCTAAATTGAGAAAGGATTTTATCAAGTACGAAAATATACCGTTTAAACAATTCTTGATCCGGGTTCGAATGGAAAAAGCTCAAGAATTATTATTACAAAATAATCATTCGATACAAGAAATCGCGGAACAAGTAGGTTATCCTGCCAATTTCGCCAGGATTTATAAATATTATTGGGGCTATCCCCCGTCCAAAACAGCCAAATGCTTCGCTAAAGAAGATGTTAAGGTTTTATATTGAACCGAATGCATACATCATGTGATTGTTCAACATTCAAAAAGAGGTCGTCCAGTTCATCTTGGACGGCCTTTTCGTTTCAATGCAACAACTACAACTTGCCCTGCATGGCAATCCCCCAATTCGTCAAGCCTTCCAATAAAGGGATCAGCGATTTGCCCTGTTCCGTAAGCCCGTATTCAACCCTGGGTGGAACCTCCGGAAATACTTCCCGGTGGATCAAACCGGCTTGTTCCAGCTCCTTTAATTGCGCTGCAAGCATCTTCTCGGAAATATTACCTATACTTTGCAATAAATCCTTGTAACGCATCACCCCTTCATTGAGCCGCCATATGATTGTTGGCTTCCAACGCCCGCTAATCAACTTCAACGTAAAGGCCAATCCACAATTCAGCAAAATTTCTTTTTCATTGACATGGTTGGAAGAATGCTCCTTTCTCATTTCTAACTTTTTAGTAAGTAACTAACAATTGTCACAGCCCATTTTTATACACTGTGACCGGTTTACCTTTGGCCTGTTTTAAATATGATAAACCATGACAAAATTAAAGAAAATTGCCCTAGTTACCGGCGTTAGCCGTGGATCCGGTTTAGGATTTGCCATGACAAAGGATCTTGCAAACCTCGGTTATAAAGTTATTATAACTTCCCGTAAAGAAGAAA includes the following:
- a CDS encoding BCCT family transporter translates to MIHRQKFIINKPVFFSSVILVLISMTLCLVFKSQVDEWFNRAQYNITENLGWFLIITVNFILVFCLALAFGRYGNIRLGGEQARPEFSTGSWFAMLFSAGMGIGIMFFSVAEPISHFSQPPRPVGTPIAAAKQAMEFTFLHWGLHAWAIYAIVGLALAFFSFNKKLPLTFRSLFYPFLGERIHGTWGHVIDVLSVLATLFGLATSLGLGIQQINAGTHFLFNWPINAGIQSVLILVVTGLATISVVSGLDKGVKILSNVNMFLAFALMLLIFVLGPSIYLLKSFIQNTGSYLANFIEISTWNDSYRQSGWQNSWTVFYWAWWIAWSPFVGSFIARISKGRTIKEFILGVLIVPALLTLLWMTIFGGTALSFILHGDQSMVTAVNEDISTALFKFLQHIPLTAILSVVAVVLIAFFFITSSDSGSLVIDNITAGGATKTPAAQRVFWAFLQGGVAIVLLLGGGLKALQTAVIIAGLPFAIIILIMCYSLQKGLSEELHAIKKKQKQRQEKSYRNLMNDLLNEPGNDDN
- a CDS encoding helix-turn-helix domain-containing protein, translating into MVMQFKILDIKDPRTIIAKNTIPNDYKKYIYDFAIRPIIVITNYVDILYQSYSMEGITVSNNIFFVKKPCTIQPTVPEAFSAINIMLKGNVPVNIDGKKRAIMYEGRYNAYQINSEKQQKAYFEKEDDSKPYLVYEAMHFDYSLEVLKKMGSEESLIKEWYESAHGDNSEIIMQTSGYYEKEMKSIVEEIKKTKIVTYLDEDWLRHKAENILLIAMRDNEQMTESKFSYQVDPKFREITKYIRSSLFQAHSLASLSEYFDVGISKLRKDFIKYENIPFKQFLIRVRMEKAQELLLQNNHSIQEIAEQVGYPANFARIYKYYWGYPPSKTAKCFAKEDVKVLY
- a CDS encoding universal stress protein — protein: MELKSSLNILIGLDLSEMDSILVSYAREIVQWLPVQKIVYLHNIKINELPGNLTSQDKIETLSRKVNNKLQQLVKELAPTGLPFEIVTRRAAFTELAFEETVKQHKIDLVILGNKQQLEGSGGINQKLARMLNCAVLLVPETFRGVPRKILLAVDFSRYTTGILQWGRLIEQLNMQHAGFKITPLYISKLAYHFFPFFSNEDVEQSYKIDMQEKQKKWRQHFAQYPKLEIIPAGDKNIASALMDYADQHRYDLLVLGVKGSSSLTTLFMGSVANELIQVETNICFLFVKGK
- a CDS encoding winged helix-turn-helix transcriptional regulator, coding for MRKEHSSNHVNEKEILLNCGLAFTLKLISGRWKPTIIWRLNEGVMRYKDLLQSIGNISEKMLAAQLKELEQAGLIHREVFPEVPPRVEYGLTEQGKSLIPLLEGLTNWGIAMQGKL
- a CDS encoding outer membrane beta-barrel protein, with the translated sequence MNYLKLFIAAAFLLAVTQMAHAQSGKFYMKVAGGYFFSVSTGEFPDVGPYPPHDTHSEINPTNGSSTVIREKVLTGSYGEGVRGGLTFGYTLNKNLSIEGTFNYFHSMKNLMTRSLATIQGTSTVVGSIESRGHVNAIDFAPSLVVSPGYEKWNPYVRFGFVVPLWGRLYINTDASQTSAVPGQPATVVAQTTIKREEEIKPSPTIGFQGALGVSYSINSRFDIFLETEYRNVPVKSKSKEVTTYDEVTKIINTSTGEEVLPEQRRGLSDLSVAERNTDYVTTLDQNSNTPTGSSGTTTNYKDNNKPANDLKSYINIGGLGLNLGLKIKF